A window of Paraburkholderia bryophila contains these coding sequences:
- a CDS encoding DUF6496 domain-containing protein — translation MPEQKTLKRAAADKRAGKASSTQAGEFVKEQVDKVRAGQHGVRSARQAIAIGLSEARRAGVAVKSPKKGTASAATRKKAATDNAAGQRKSTAKTSTESTAKRSRASTDALKREGSAGASRAALSKQTRSAAAKRPAASRSAAAKKAAATKGAAGRSAAAKKAAHTRASRTHH, via the coding sequence ATGCCTGAACAGAAAACCCTCAAGCGAGCCGCGGCCGACAAACGCGCCGGCAAGGCGTCGAGTACCCAGGCCGGGGAATTCGTCAAGGAACAGGTCGACAAGGTGCGTGCCGGCCAGCACGGCGTCAGGTCGGCCAGACAGGCGATCGCGATCGGCCTCTCGGAAGCACGCCGTGCCGGCGTCGCCGTGAAATCGCCCAAGAAGGGCACGGCGAGCGCGGCGACGCGCAAGAAAGCCGCGACGGATAACGCCGCCGGTCAGCGCAAGAGCACTGCGAAGACGAGCACGGAGTCGACGGCGAAACGCTCACGCGCGTCTACCGATGCGTTGAAGCGGGAAGGGAGCGCGGGCGCGTCGCGCGCGGCGCTGTCGAAGCAGACGAGGTCGGCGGCGGCCAAACGTCCGGCGGCCAGCCGTTCTGCCGCGGCAAAGAAGGCAGCGGCGACGAAGGGCGCGGCAGGGCGCTCGGCGGCCGCGAAAAAGGCGGCGCATACGAGGGCTTCACGCACGCATCACTGA